The Denticeps clupeoides chromosome 5, fDenClu1.1, whole genome shotgun sequence genome includes a region encoding these proteins:
- the LOC114790606 gene encoding integrin alpha-6-like isoform X1 — protein MHPRGTLALLLCALLLLRRRAAAFNLDTENAVTRSGDPDSLFGFSLAMHRQLQPSEKRMLLVGAPRAKALGKQQATITGGLYTCDINAGCTRVDFDKDENIQEESKQNQWMGVTVQSQGPGGKVLTCAHRYERRNRVNSTQESRDITGRCFVLSQDLTINPRTDEDGGNWKFCQGRTRGHEKYGSCQQGLSATFTKDYHYLVFGAPGAFNWKGIVRVEQKNATLVDMGLYFDGPFESTAENKQQSEELPVPASSYLGFSLDSGKAIVKKGELTVVAGAPRAYHSGAVVFLKKIEQTTFMERVLVLEGEGLASSFGYDLTVLDLNADGWEDLVVGAPQHFVRDGDAGGAIYVYLNQGGVWDKLKPIRIEGTKDSMFGLAVENIGDINLDGFQDVAVGAPYDNNGAGNVFIYHGTNKKFSTKPAQVLSAKDPNIKLFGYSLAGNMDLDMNSYPDIAVGSLSNVVNIYRARPVISIQKVVTTTPSDLDLTKKNCGDSICLTIEACFSYTAKPEGYSPKVVVNYTIQAEGERRNEQLPSRVQFRNPSPGDTPYQSTGTLELLGQNQKKCITKELKLQDNIKDKVRRIPIEVMVNLQDSPRVRRQSNLPQLKPVLDASQPASVLSSVNFLKEGCGSDNVCESNLQLKYRFCSREPNKDVFTPLPLDKDLPLISLSDQKEIALEVTVTNKNGDDAYETYLNASMPGALSYSASRTLNMNKQVACGANQDGSNATCELGNPFKRDSEVTFYIILNTGGISLKTTEVDIHLKLFTTSRQNVIDVDAKAKVVIELMLSVIGGAKPTQVFFGGESKGESAMTTETDIGSHIDYEFRISNFGKPLKHGTPSLTIQWPKYNKDGKWLLYLMKITTEGITRTRCTNEQEVNMLKVNEDSTASRTKRDVGGDADGKFSFLFGKRKNKTLSCSEDAKCVQIKCPLTEMKSTALVRLSARLWNTTFLEDYPSMNYLDLVVTASLNLDGADEHLVLKDSNTLARVTVFPEKKSFLRRGGVAWWIILVAILLGLLLLGLLAFLLWKCGFFKRSKYYDSVPSYSAVRIKKEERHFKPRKGELDSVGKKRWISSCSENESYS, from the exons GCTCTTGGTTGGGGCTCCACGGGCCAAGGCTCTGGGTAAGCAGCAGGCCACCATCACTGGGGGTCTCTACACCTGTGACATCAATGCAGGGTGCACCCGTGTAGACTTTGACAAAGATG AGAACATTCAAGAAGAAAGCAAACAGAACCAGTGGATGGGTGTGACGGTCCAGAGCCAGGGCCCAGGAGGGAAGgttctg ACGTGCGCACATCGCTATGAGCGTCGCAACCGTGTCAACAGCACTCAGGAGTCGCGTGACATAACAGGACGCTGTTTCGTGCTCAGCCAAGACTTGACCATCAACCCAAGGACAGATGAAGACGGGGGCAACTGGAAGTTCTGCCAGGGTCGCACTCGTGGGCATGAGAAATACGGCTCATGCCAGCAAGGCCTTTCTGCCACCTTCACTAAAGATTACCACTACCTGGTGTTTGGAGCACCTGGAGCGTTCAACTGGAAAG GCATAGTGAGGGTTGAACAGAAGAATGCCACCCTGGTGGACATGGGTTTATATTTCGATGGACCATTTGAATCAACTGCAGAGAACAAACAACAATCTGAAGAGCTACCTGTTCCAGCCAGCAGCTACCTGG GCTTCTCACTGGACTCTGGAAAGGCCATAGTAAAGAAGGGTGAGCTTACAGTGGTTGCTGGTGCCCCGCGAGCTTATCACAGTGGGGCAGTAGTGTTCCTAAAAAAGATTGAGCAGACAACCTTTATGGAACGTGTGCTGGtgctggagggggaggggcttgcCTCCTCATTTGGCTATGACCTCACTGTCCTCGACCTTAATGCAGACGG GTGGGAGGATCTTGTAGTTGGAGCCCCCCAGCATTTTGTCAGAGATGGAGATGCTGGTGGAGCCATTTATGTGTACTTAAATCAGGGAGGAGTGTGGGACAAGCTCAAACCCATTCGCATTGAGGGAACGAAGGATTCCATGTTTGGTCTGGCAGTGGAGAACATTGGAGATATCAACCTAGATGGCTTCCAAG ACGTGGCAGTGGGTGCGCCATATGATAACAATGGTGCTGGGAACGTCTTCATCTACCATGGAACCAACAAGAAGTTCAGTACCAAGCCTGCACAG GTCCTAAGTGCTAAAGACCCCAACATCAAGCTGTTTGGGTATTCCCTTGCTGGGAACATGGACCTGGATATGAACAGCTACCCTGACATTGCTGTCGGCTCTCTGTCGAATGTGGTGAACATATACAG GGCACGGCCAGTGATAAGCATTCAAAAAGTTGTCACTACAACACCCAGTGATCTGGACCTCACAAAGAAGAACTGTGGTGACAGCATATG CCTTACAATAGAAGCCTGCTTCTCCTACACAGCCAAGCCTGAAGGGTACAGCCCAAAAGTGG TGGTCAATTACACAATACAAGCTGAGGGGGAACGCAGGAATGAGCAACTGCCATCCAGAGTCCAGTTCCGGAATCCATCCCCTGGTGACACACCTTACCAGAGCACAGGGACGTTGGAGCTGCTTGGCCAGAACCAGAAGAAATGCATCACCAAAGAACTGAAGCTGCAG GACAACATAAAGGACAAAGTCCGGAGAATCCCAATTGAGGTCATGGTTAATCTCCAGGACAGTCCTCGTGTCCGCAGACAAAGTAACCTCCCTCAGCTGAAGCCTGTCCTCGACGCCAGCCAGCCAGCTTCAGTCCTCAGCTCG gtgaactttttgaaggagGGGTGCGGCAGTGACAATGTTTGTGAGAGCAACCTGCAGCTGAAGTACCGCTTCTGCTCCCGCGAGCCAAATAAAGATGTCTTCACTCCCCTGCCTTT gGACAAAGACTTGCCCCTGATATCTCTAAGTGACCAGAAGGAAATAGCCTTGGAAGTCACTGTGACCAATAAGAATGGAGATGATGCCTATGAAACTTATCTGAATGCCTCAATGCCTGGTGCTCTCTCATACTCTGCCTCTCGCACCCTTAACATG AATAAACAGGTGGCCTGCGGGGCCAATCAGGATGGATCAAATGCCACGTGTGAGCTGGGAAATCCTTTTAAAAGGGATTCTGAG gtgacattttacattattcTGAACACTGGTGGCATTTCTCTGAAAACAACTGAGGTAGACATCCATCTAAAGCTTTTTAC GACAAGTCGGCAGAACGTGATTGATGTGGATGCTAAAGCCAAAGTGGTGATTGAGCTCATGCTGTCAGTTATTGG AGGTGCCAAGCCCACACAAGTCTTTTTTGGAGGAGAGTCGAAAGGAGAGAGTGCCATGACAACTGAAACAGACATAGGCAGCCACATTGATTATGAATTCAGG ATATCTAATTTTGGGAAGCCTTTGAAGCATGGCACACCCTCTTTAACCATCCAGTGGCCCAAATACAACAAAGATGGCAAATGGCTCTTGTATCTCATGAAGATCACTACTGAGGGCATAACTCGCACACGCTGCACCAATGAGCAGGAGGTCAACATGCTGAAAGTGAACGAG GATTCTACAGCATCAAGGACCAAGCGAGATGTGGGTGGTGATGCTGATGGAAAGTTCTCATTTTTGTTTggcaaaaggaaaaacaaaaccctG TCCTGCAGTGAAGATGCCAAGTGTGTCCAGATCAAGTGTCCCCTGACTGAGATGAAGAGCACTGCCCTGGTCAGGCTGAGCGCCCGCCTGTGGAACACCACCTTCCTTGAG GACTATCCCTCAATGAACTACCTGGACTTGGTGGTGACAGCGTCTCTCAATCTGGACGGAGCAGATGAGCACTTGGTGCTGAAGGACAGCAATACATTG gcACGCGTCACTGTGTTCCCCGAGAAGAAGTCCTTCCTGCGCAGGGGAGGAGTTGCCTGGTGGATCATCCTGGTGGCCATCCTGCTGGGGCTGCTGTTGCTGGGGCTGCTGGCTTTTCTGCTGTGGAAG TGTGGATTTTTTAAACGTTCAAAGTACTACGACAGCGTGCCGAGCTACAGCGCTGTGCGCATTAAGAAGGAGGAGCGTCACTTTAAACCCAGGAAGGGGGAGCTGGACTCTGTGGGGAAGAAGCGGTGGATAAGTTCTTGTAGCGAGAATGAGAGCTACTCCTAG
- the LOC114790606 gene encoding integrin alpha-6-like isoform X2, protein MHPRGTLALLLCALLLLRRRAAAFNLDTENAVTRSGDPDSLFGFSLAMHRQLQPSEKRMLLVGAPRAKALGKQQATITGGLYTCDINAGCTRVDFDKDENIQEESKQNQWMGVTVQSQGPGGKVLTCAHRYERRNRVNSTQESRDITGRCFVLSQDLTINPRTDEDGGNWKFCQGRTRGHEKYGSCQQGLSATFTKDYHYLVFGAPGAFNWKGIVRVEQKNATLVDMGLYFDGPFESTAENKQQSEELPVPASSYLGFSLDSGKAIVKKGELTVVAGAPRAYHSGAVVFLKKIEQTTFMERVLVLEGEGLASSFGYDLTVLDLNADGWEDLVVGAPQHFVRDGDAGGAIYVYLNQGGVWDKLKPIRIEGTKDSMFGLAVENIGDINLDGFQDVAVGAPYDNNGAGNVFIYHGTNKKFSTKPAQVLSAKDPNIKLFGYSLAGNMDLDMNSYPDIAVGSLSNVVNIYRARPVISIQKVVTTTPSDLDLTKKNCGDSICLTIEACFSYTAKPEGYSPKVVVNYTIQAEGERRNEQLPSRVQFRNPSPGDTPYQSTGTLELLGQNQKKCITKELKLQDNIKDKVRRIPIEVMVNLQDSPRVRRQSNLPQLKPVLDASQPASVLSSVNFLKEGCGSDNVCESNLQLKYRFCSREPNKDVFTPLPLDKDLPLISLSDQKEIALEVTVTNKNGDDAYETYLNASMPGALSYSASRTLNMNKQVACGANQDGSNATCELGNPFKRDSEVTFYIILNTGGISLKTTEVDIHLKLFTTSRQNVIDVDAKAKVVIELMLSVIGGAKPTQVFFGGESKGESAMTTETDIGSHIDYEFRISNFGKPLKHGTPSLTIQWPKYNKDGKWLLYLMKITTEGITRTRCTNEQEVNMLKVNEDSTASRTKRDVGGDADGKFSFLFGKRKNKTLSCSEDAKCVQIKCPLTEMKSTALVRLSARLWNTTFLEDYPSMNYLDLVVTASLNLDGADEHLVLKDSNTLARVTVFPEKKSFLRRGGVAWWIILVAILLGLLLLGLLAFLLWKCGFFGKDNKGHDSSKTEKLTSDA, encoded by the exons GCTCTTGGTTGGGGCTCCACGGGCCAAGGCTCTGGGTAAGCAGCAGGCCACCATCACTGGGGGTCTCTACACCTGTGACATCAATGCAGGGTGCACCCGTGTAGACTTTGACAAAGATG AGAACATTCAAGAAGAAAGCAAACAGAACCAGTGGATGGGTGTGACGGTCCAGAGCCAGGGCCCAGGAGGGAAGgttctg ACGTGCGCACATCGCTATGAGCGTCGCAACCGTGTCAACAGCACTCAGGAGTCGCGTGACATAACAGGACGCTGTTTCGTGCTCAGCCAAGACTTGACCATCAACCCAAGGACAGATGAAGACGGGGGCAACTGGAAGTTCTGCCAGGGTCGCACTCGTGGGCATGAGAAATACGGCTCATGCCAGCAAGGCCTTTCTGCCACCTTCACTAAAGATTACCACTACCTGGTGTTTGGAGCACCTGGAGCGTTCAACTGGAAAG GCATAGTGAGGGTTGAACAGAAGAATGCCACCCTGGTGGACATGGGTTTATATTTCGATGGACCATTTGAATCAACTGCAGAGAACAAACAACAATCTGAAGAGCTACCTGTTCCAGCCAGCAGCTACCTGG GCTTCTCACTGGACTCTGGAAAGGCCATAGTAAAGAAGGGTGAGCTTACAGTGGTTGCTGGTGCCCCGCGAGCTTATCACAGTGGGGCAGTAGTGTTCCTAAAAAAGATTGAGCAGACAACCTTTATGGAACGTGTGCTGGtgctggagggggaggggcttgcCTCCTCATTTGGCTATGACCTCACTGTCCTCGACCTTAATGCAGACGG GTGGGAGGATCTTGTAGTTGGAGCCCCCCAGCATTTTGTCAGAGATGGAGATGCTGGTGGAGCCATTTATGTGTACTTAAATCAGGGAGGAGTGTGGGACAAGCTCAAACCCATTCGCATTGAGGGAACGAAGGATTCCATGTTTGGTCTGGCAGTGGAGAACATTGGAGATATCAACCTAGATGGCTTCCAAG ACGTGGCAGTGGGTGCGCCATATGATAACAATGGTGCTGGGAACGTCTTCATCTACCATGGAACCAACAAGAAGTTCAGTACCAAGCCTGCACAG GTCCTAAGTGCTAAAGACCCCAACATCAAGCTGTTTGGGTATTCCCTTGCTGGGAACATGGACCTGGATATGAACAGCTACCCTGACATTGCTGTCGGCTCTCTGTCGAATGTGGTGAACATATACAG GGCACGGCCAGTGATAAGCATTCAAAAAGTTGTCACTACAACACCCAGTGATCTGGACCTCACAAAGAAGAACTGTGGTGACAGCATATG CCTTACAATAGAAGCCTGCTTCTCCTACACAGCCAAGCCTGAAGGGTACAGCCCAAAAGTGG TGGTCAATTACACAATACAAGCTGAGGGGGAACGCAGGAATGAGCAACTGCCATCCAGAGTCCAGTTCCGGAATCCATCCCCTGGTGACACACCTTACCAGAGCACAGGGACGTTGGAGCTGCTTGGCCAGAACCAGAAGAAATGCATCACCAAAGAACTGAAGCTGCAG GACAACATAAAGGACAAAGTCCGGAGAATCCCAATTGAGGTCATGGTTAATCTCCAGGACAGTCCTCGTGTCCGCAGACAAAGTAACCTCCCTCAGCTGAAGCCTGTCCTCGACGCCAGCCAGCCAGCTTCAGTCCTCAGCTCG gtgaactttttgaaggagGGGTGCGGCAGTGACAATGTTTGTGAGAGCAACCTGCAGCTGAAGTACCGCTTCTGCTCCCGCGAGCCAAATAAAGATGTCTTCACTCCCCTGCCTTT gGACAAAGACTTGCCCCTGATATCTCTAAGTGACCAGAAGGAAATAGCCTTGGAAGTCACTGTGACCAATAAGAATGGAGATGATGCCTATGAAACTTATCTGAATGCCTCAATGCCTGGTGCTCTCTCATACTCTGCCTCTCGCACCCTTAACATG AATAAACAGGTGGCCTGCGGGGCCAATCAGGATGGATCAAATGCCACGTGTGAGCTGGGAAATCCTTTTAAAAGGGATTCTGAG gtgacattttacattattcTGAACACTGGTGGCATTTCTCTGAAAACAACTGAGGTAGACATCCATCTAAAGCTTTTTAC GACAAGTCGGCAGAACGTGATTGATGTGGATGCTAAAGCCAAAGTGGTGATTGAGCTCATGCTGTCAGTTATTGG AGGTGCCAAGCCCACACAAGTCTTTTTTGGAGGAGAGTCGAAAGGAGAGAGTGCCATGACAACTGAAACAGACATAGGCAGCCACATTGATTATGAATTCAGG ATATCTAATTTTGGGAAGCCTTTGAAGCATGGCACACCCTCTTTAACCATCCAGTGGCCCAAATACAACAAAGATGGCAAATGGCTCTTGTATCTCATGAAGATCACTACTGAGGGCATAACTCGCACACGCTGCACCAATGAGCAGGAGGTCAACATGCTGAAAGTGAACGAG GATTCTACAGCATCAAGGACCAAGCGAGATGTGGGTGGTGATGCTGATGGAAAGTTCTCATTTTTGTTTggcaaaaggaaaaacaaaaccctG TCCTGCAGTGAAGATGCCAAGTGTGTCCAGATCAAGTGTCCCCTGACTGAGATGAAGAGCACTGCCCTGGTCAGGCTGAGCGCCCGCCTGTGGAACACCACCTTCCTTGAG GACTATCCCTCAATGAACTACCTGGACTTGGTGGTGACAGCGTCTCTCAATCTGGACGGAGCAGATGAGCACTTGGTGCTGAAGGACAGCAATACATTG gcACGCGTCACTGTGTTCCCCGAGAAGAAGTCCTTCCTGCGCAGGGGAGGAGTTGCCTGGTGGATCATCCTGGTGGCCATCCTGCTGGGGCTGCTGTTGCTGGGGCTGCTGGCTTTTCTGCTGTGGAAG TGTGGCTTCTTCGGGAAAGACAACAAAGGACATGACTCTTCAAAGACAGAGAAACTCACTTCAGATGCatag